The following proteins are co-located in the Papaver somniferum cultivar HN1 unplaced genomic scaffold, ASM357369v1 unplaced-scaffold_128, whole genome shotgun sequence genome:
- the LOC113331878 gene encoding F-box/kelch-repeat protein At3g06240-like — protein sequence MDKNKILPSLPEEIIIDILSRLPPISLSKFRCVCKSWSILFNDPKLINLIMKNNVVMLRDGNTVYLFDYKSSSSSLSDDIASHIQKIHLPPMMRDHPRIVGSCQGLVCLCSSDGYCLWNPYTKEYKAIPISTAPGYQSAYSGCSTRDITHGFGYDCLTDDYKFIEILPGTNSSRPVVGVYSLRSDSWKPGYIPYEFSRETPPGVLSNGALHWFANSSSSSRVLIAMDVGDQSTREIAQPGKFDVNGGNRQLDVLDRCLCMLYSSDDSSESFEVWVMNDYGVTESWMQVYNIPRMTMFGRTLRCLRQIQCLRNGELLCEIKTQHDDKADDSTMVLYDPEDDKVRILKINGDRSYFTHSIFQIESYVQSWVSLNSGTYVDHEQEDKDLSVAFKKAIWK from the coding sequence ATGGACAAGAACAAGATTCTGCCGAGTCTCCCGGAAGAAATCATCATCGACATTCTTTCGAGGTTACCACCAATATCACTCTCAAAGTTCAGGTGCGTATGCAAATCTTGGAGCATCTTATTTAATGATCCTAAATTGATCAACTTGATTATGAAAAACAATGTTGTCATGCTGAGAGATGGGAACACAGTATACTTATTTGATTATaaatcgtcatcatcatcactgtCTGATGATATAGCCTCACATATTCAGAAGATTCATCTACCACCAATGATGAGGGATCATCCCCGCATTGTGGGTTCTTGTCAGGGATTGGTTTGCTTGTGTTCTTCTGATGGCTATTGCCTTTGGAACCCATATACCAAGGAATACAAAGCTATACCAATATCAACAGCACCTGGATATCAATCTGCCTATTCAGGATGCTCCACTAGAGATATCACGCATGGGTTTGGTTACGACTGCTTGACCGATGATTACAAGTTTATCGAAATATTGCCCGGTACGAACAGCAGTCGACCTGTAGTTGGTGTCTACTCATTGAGATCAGATTCATGGAAACCAGGATATATTCCTTATGAATTTTCTCGTGAAACACCACCTGGGGTGTTGTCTAACGGAGCTCTTCATTGGTTTGCaaattcctcctcctcctccagggTCTTAATTGCTATGGATGTTGGAGACCAGAGTACTCGTGAAATCGCACAACCAGGAAAGTTTGATGTCAATGGCGGTAATAGACAGCTCGACGTGTTGGATAGGTGTCTTTGTATGCTTTATAGTAGTGATGATTCTTCGGAAAGTTTTGAGGTCTGGGTTATGAATGATTACGGAGTCACAGAGTCTTGGATGCAAGTTTACAACATTCCTCGGATGACTATGTTTGGCCGTACCCTTCGCTGCTTAAGGCAGATACAATGTCTAAGAAATGGAGAGCTTCTTTGCGAAATTAAAACCCAGCACGATGATAAGGCAGATGATAGTACTATGGTTTTGTATGATCCAGAGGATGATAAAGTTAGGATTTTGAAGATCAATGGTGATAGGAGTTATTTCACACATTCTATATTTCAAATAGAGAGTTATGTGCAGAGCTGGGTTTCACTTAATTCGGGTACTTATGTTGATCACGAGCAAGAAGACAAGGATTTATCTGTTGCATTCAAAAAGGCCATATGGAAATGA